A window of Corvus cornix cornix isolate S_Up_H32 chromosome 4, ASM73873v5, whole genome shotgun sequence contains these coding sequences:
- the TMEM33 gene encoding transmembrane protein 33, with protein sequence MADSTQNGPMPGGAGGGAVQFLMANKLDTAMWISRLFTVYCSALFVLPLLGLHEAASFYQRALLANALTSALRLHQRLPHFQLSRAFLAQALLEDSCHYLLYSLIFVNSYPVTMSIFPVLLFSLLHAATYTKKVLDARSSNSLPFLRNLLEKLDANQQNILKFIACNEIFLMPATVFMLFSGQGSLLQPFIYYRFLTLRYSSRRNPYCRTLFTELRIVVEHLIMKPSCPVFIRRLCLSGISFISRLAPTVA encoded by the exons ATGGCGGACTCCACGCAGAACGGGCCCATGCCaggcggggccggcggcggggccgtg CAATTTCTGATGGCTAACAAGTTGGATACAGCAATGTGGATTTCCCGCTTGTTCACAGTCTACTGCTCAGCTTTATTCGTCCTGCCTCTTCTAGG GTTGCATGAAGCAGCAAGCTTCTATCAGCGTGCCTTGCTGGCAAATGCTCTTACCAGTGCCCTCCGACTACACCAAAGGCTACCGCATTTCCAGCTTAGCAGGGCATTTCTGGCCCAGGCTTTGCTCGAGGACAGCTGCCATTACCTGTTGTACTCCCTTATCTTTGTGAATTCCTACCCTGTTACAA TGAgtatttttccagttctgctgtTCTCTCTGCTTCATGCTGCCACATACACAAAGAAGGTTCTTGAT GCACGAAGTTCAAATAGTTTGCCCTTTTTGAGAAATCTCTTAGAGAAACTGGATGCTAATCAACAGAATATTCTAAAATTCATTGCTTGCAATGAAATTTTCCTGATGCCAGCTACAGTTTTTATGCTCTTCAG TGGACAAGGGAGTCTGCTCCAGCCATTCATTTACTATAGGTTTCTTACATTACGCTACTCTTCTCGACGAAATCCATACTGTCG gaCTCTCTTCACCGAGCTCAGGATTGTTGTTGAACACTTAATAATGAAGCCCTCGTGCCCTGTTTTTATAAGAAGACTATGCCTCAGCGGCATTTCCTTTATAAGCAGATTGGCACCAACTGTTGCATAG